One Amorphoplanes digitatis genomic window carries:
- a CDS encoding ATP-binding protein, translating to MRTTSGTLLAVSVLAVTVAGVVAVTMPAKTLAIGMMVIGPCLAVGSAKPRAVAAVGAYALVLTTWIATAKGLWTATVESRLLLLILCISGLCVALAYNRQVAEEQAAKSRARLLEIVRGSRAAIITSSLRGYITGWNPAAEQMYGYTAQEAIGKSIMMLGASRDEITLIAGLARRHRLDELETGRVHKDGHKLTVSVSVAGLLDRNGDLFEVCSTHRDLTAKRSMEARERLLSDRSAQAERLESLGRLAGGVAHDFNNLLSIILNYTDFAIEQGAGVGTAQDDLARVRGAADRARTLCRQLLIFARSEPGNAEAIDLNLILADSRDLLAPMLGEHIELAVRRAQLPLLVHADRTRLDQVLMNLIINARDAMPQGGTISVEAGTTEIGEEPIGVHPEVRPGSYVELVVSDTGTGMAPEVAAHIFEPFFTTKAKDRGTGLGLATVYGIVSEAGGGIGVESEVGVGTTFRLLLPVAAEHAEQDRGAAPVRPPVAHGQHVLVVEDEEGVRDLVVRILKEHGYAVTAAGDGPSALEQFEHKRFDLLLTDVIMPNMPGPTVARLAQQSQPGLPVLFMSGYTERLLGAQQFIDQEIELIEKPFSADELLDRIHRLLTAPAPETARGQR from the coding sequence GTGCGGACGACATCGGGAACGCTGCTGGCCGTGTCCGTGCTGGCCGTGACCGTGGCGGGCGTCGTCGCCGTGACGATGCCGGCGAAGACGCTGGCCATCGGCATGATGGTGATCGGACCGTGCCTTGCCGTCGGCAGCGCCAAGCCCCGCGCCGTCGCCGCCGTCGGCGCCTACGCGCTGGTGCTGACCACGTGGATCGCCACGGCCAAGGGCCTGTGGACCGCGACTGTCGAGTCGAGGCTCCTGCTACTGATCCTCTGCATCTCAGGGCTGTGCGTCGCCCTGGCGTACAACCGGCAGGTCGCGGAGGAGCAGGCGGCCAAGAGCCGGGCGAGGCTGCTGGAGATCGTCCGGGGGTCCCGGGCCGCGATCATCACCTCCTCGTTGCGCGGCTACATCACCGGATGGAATCCGGCCGCGGAGCAGATGTACGGATACACGGCGCAGGAGGCGATCGGGAAGAGCATCATGATGCTCGGCGCCTCGCGGGATGAGATCACGCTGATCGCCGGGTTGGCGCGCAGACATCGGCTCGACGAGTTGGAGACCGGGCGGGTTCACAAGGACGGACACAAGCTGACCGTGTCGGTAAGCGTCGCGGGCCTGCTCGACCGCAACGGTGACCTCTTCGAGGTCTGCTCGACCCACCGGGATCTCACGGCGAAGCGATCCATGGAGGCCCGAGAGCGCCTGCTGAGCGACCGGTCGGCACAGGCCGAACGCCTGGAGAGCCTGGGCCGGCTCGCCGGCGGCGTGGCGCACGACTTCAACAACCTGCTCTCGATCATCCTCAACTACACCGACTTCGCCATCGAGCAGGGCGCCGGGGTCGGCACCGCGCAGGACGACCTCGCCCGGGTCCGCGGCGCCGCCGACCGCGCCCGGACTCTCTGCCGCCAGCTGCTGATCTTCGCCCGGTCCGAGCCGGGCAACGCCGAGGCGATAGACCTGAACCTGATCCTCGCCGACTCCCGCGACCTGCTCGCCCCGATGCTCGGCGAGCACATCGAGCTGGCCGTGCGCCGCGCACAACTGCCCCTCCTGGTGCACGCCGACCGGACCCGGCTGGACCAGGTCCTCATGAACCTCATCATCAACGCGCGGGACGCCATGCCGCAGGGCGGCACCATCTCGGTGGAGGCCGGCACCACCGAGATCGGCGAGGAGCCGATCGGCGTTCACCCCGAGGTACGACCCGGGTCCTACGTCGAGCTCGTGGTCAGCGACACCGGCACGGGCATGGCGCCGGAGGTGGCCGCCCACATCTTCGAGCCGTTCTTCACCACGAAGGCCAAGGACCGCGGCACGGGTCTCGGCCTGGCCACCGTCTACGGCATCGTGTCCGAGGCCGGCGGTGGCATCGGCGTCGAATCCGAGGTCGGCGTGGGCACCACGTTCCGGCTGCTGCTGCCGGTGGCGGCCGAGCACGCGGAGCAGGACCGCGGCGCGGCACCGGTGCGCCCGCCCGTCGCGCACGGCCAGCACGTGCTCGTCGTCGAGGACGAGGAGGGCGTACGGGACCTCGTGGTGCGCATCCTCAAGGAGCACGGCTACGCCGTCACCGCGGCCGGCGACGGGCCGAGCGCGCTGGAGCAGTTCGAGCACAAGCGCTTCGATCTCCTGCTCACCGACGTCATCATGCCCAACATGCCCGGCCCGACGGTGGCCCGGCTCGCCCAGCAGAGCCAGCCGGGGCTGCCCGTGCTCTTCATGTCCGGGTACACCGAGCGCCTGCTGGGTGCCCAGCAGTTCATCGATCAGGAGATCGAGCTGATCGAGAAGCCCTTCAGCGCCGACGAACTGCTCGACCGGATCCATCGCCTGCTGACCGCCCCCGCCCCCGAAACCGCCCGCGGGCAGCGCTGA
- a CDS encoding EAL domain-containing protein: MNTEPLTSATEQVLRSVLDHRAIQLAFQPVVQLHDGLVRGYEALARFDHQHFTSPVHAFAAANAAGLGVDLELLAAQTAFQRLDDMPPGAWLSINLSVEAITTPAVTTLLLEHAHRGITIELTEHTQVTDYHALNQITDTLRTAGILIAVDDAGAGYASLSHVLQLRPDIIKLDITLVRDIDTDPIRTALARALATFARETGAMLIAEGIETHAEHEKLRSLGIELGQGYYMARPGPLPSRHIEPLL; encoded by the coding sequence AGGTCCTCCGTAGCGTGCTCGACCACCGTGCCATCCAACTCGCCTTCCAACCCGTCGTCCAACTCCACGACGGCCTGGTCCGCGGCTACGAAGCCCTCGCCCGCTTCGACCACCAACACTTCACCAGCCCCGTACACGCCTTCGCCGCCGCCAACGCCGCCGGCCTCGGCGTCGACCTCGAACTCCTCGCCGCCCAAACCGCCTTCCAACGCCTCGACGACATGCCACCCGGCGCCTGGCTCAGCATCAACCTCTCCGTCGAAGCCATCACCACCCCCGCCGTCACCACCCTGCTCCTCGAACACGCACACCGCGGCATCACCATCGAACTCACCGAACACACCCAAGTCACCGACTACCACGCCCTCAACCAGATCACCGACACACTCCGCACCGCCGGCATCCTCATCGCCGTCGACGACGCCGGCGCCGGCTACGCCAGCCTCAGCCACGTACTGCAACTCCGCCCCGACATCATCAAACTCGACATCACCCTCGTCCGAGACATCGACACCGACCCCATCCGCACCGCCCTCGCCCGCGCCCTGGCCACCTTCGCCCGCGAAACCGGCGCCATGCTCATCGCCGAAGGCATCGAAACCCACGCCGAACACGAAAAACTCCGCTCCCTCGGCATCGAACTCGGCCAGGGCTACTACATGGCCCGCCCCGGACCACTACCCAGCCGCCACATCGAACCCCTGCTGTAA